A stretch of Onychomys torridus chromosome 2, mOncTor1.1, whole genome shotgun sequence DNA encodes these proteins:
- the E2f2 gene encoding transcription factor E2F2 isoform X2, with product MNAEQALDQLIQSCSQTFKHLTEDNANKKLAYVTYQDIRAVGNFKEQTVIAVKAPPQTRLEVPDRAEDNLQIYLKSTQGPIEVYLCPEEVQEPDSPAKEALPSTSTLSPIPDFAEPSCSPDPGITEAVTSSVLMPQPVPPPPAATLVPLETTDNMLELSLPLLQQTEDQFLSPVLAASSPLINFSPPLDQDEYLWGMDEGEGISDLFDSYDLGDLLSN from the exons ATGAATGCAGAGCAGGCCTTGGACCAGCTCATCCAGAGCTGCTCACAGACCTTCAAGCACCTGACGGAAGATAACGCCAACAAGAA ACTGGCCTATGTGACTTACCAGGACATCCGTGCTGTGGGCAACTTCAAGGAGCAGACAGTGATTGCTGTCAAGGCCCCTCCACAGACAAGATTGGAAGTGCCGGACAGGGCGGAG GACAacctgcagatttatctaaagaGTACCCAAGGGCCCATTGAAGTCTACCTGTGCCCGGAGGAGGTGCAGGAGCCAGACAGTCCTGCCAAGGaggccctcccctccacctcTACCCTCAGCCCCATCCCTGACTTCGCCGAGCCCAGCTGCAGCCCAGACCCTGGGATCACAGAGGCCGTAACGTCTTCAG TGCTGATGCCCCAGCCGGTCCCGCCACCACCAGCAGCAACCCTCGTCCCCTTGGAAACCACTGACAACATGCTGGAACTGTCGCTCCCACTTCTGCAACAGACTGAGGACCAGTTCCTGTCCCCAGTCCTGGCCGCCAGCTCCCCTCTGATCAACTTCTCCCCACCCTTGGACCAGGACGAATACCTGTGGGGCATGGATGAGGGCGAGGGCATCAGCGACCTCTTTGACTCCTATGACCTTGGGGACCTGTTGAGTAATTGA
- the E2f2 gene encoding transcription factor E2F2 isoform X1: protein MELNSWRESTLAPPERCVSGTFASSAPKSPGEKTRYDTSLGLLTKKFIYLLSESEDGVLDLNWAAEVLDVQKRRIYDITNVLEGIQLIRKKSKNNIQWVGRGIFEDPTRPAKQQQLGQELKELMNAEQALDQLIQSCSQTFKHLTEDNANKKLAYVTYQDIRAVGNFKEQTVIAVKAPPQTRLEVPDRAEDNLQIYLKSTQGPIEVYLCPEEVQEPDSPAKEALPSTSTLSPIPDFAEPSCSPDPGITEAVTSSVLMPQPVPPPPAATLVPLETTDNMLELSLPLLQQTEDQFLSPVLAASSPLINFSPPLDQDEYLWGMDEGEGISDLFDSYDLGDLLSN from the exons ATGGAGCTGAACTCCTGGAGAGAATCCACGCTGGCTCCCCCAGAGCGGTGTGTGAGTGGGACCTTTGCTTCCTCAGCCCCCAAGTCTCCTGGGGAGAAGACACGCTATGACACGTCGCTGGGGCTGCTCACCAAGAAATTCATTTACCTCCTGAGCGAGTCGGAGGACGGGGTCCTGGACCTGAACTGGGCAGCCGAAGTGCTGGATGTGCAGAAGCGACGCATCTATGACATCACCAACGTGCTGGAGGGCATCCAGCTCATCCGCAAGAAGTCCAAGAACAACATCCAGTGGGT AGGCAGGGGAATATTTGAAGACCCCACCCGACCTgcgaagcagcagcagctgggccaGGAGCTGAAGGAGCTGATGAATGCAGAGCAGGCCTTGGACCAGCTCATCCAGAGCTGCTCACAGACCTTCAAGCACCTGACGGAAGATAACGCCAACAAGAA ACTGGCCTATGTGACTTACCAGGACATCCGTGCTGTGGGCAACTTCAAGGAGCAGACAGTGATTGCTGTCAAGGCCCCTCCACAGACAAGATTGGAAGTGCCGGACAGGGCGGAG GACAacctgcagatttatctaaagaGTACCCAAGGGCCCATTGAAGTCTACCTGTGCCCGGAGGAGGTGCAGGAGCCAGACAGTCCTGCCAAGGaggccctcccctccacctcTACCCTCAGCCCCATCCCTGACTTCGCCGAGCCCAGCTGCAGCCCAGACCCTGGGATCACAGAGGCCGTAACGTCTTCAG TGCTGATGCCCCAGCCGGTCCCGCCACCACCAGCAGCAACCCTCGTCCCCTTGGAAACCACTGACAACATGCTGGAACTGTCGCTCCCACTTCTGCAACAGACTGAGGACCAGTTCCTGTCCCCAGTCCTGGCCGCCAGCTCCCCTCTGATCAACTTCTCCCCACCCTTGGACCAGGACGAATACCTGTGGGGCATGGATGAGGGCGAGGGCATCAGCGACCTCTTTGACTCCTATGACCTTGGGGACCTGTTGAGTAATTGA